In one Oryza glaberrima chromosome 2, OglaRS2, whole genome shotgun sequence genomic region, the following are encoded:
- the LOC127762840 gene encoding uncharacterized protein LOC127762840: MKKTNQIKLFLEKPTPTLRSVSFLFGGILPHWRRVEELGSIPFIRDVAKKTDSTKYAMPALLLTTSISGNGKPEMTILSMVYTKLLCTNAHLGGRRVDAHHFNVYICGSRSGIAILDSDKTLICLRTALHFIGSPIRKKCRSFLLKTNHLFRCEILEKMASCINDSQWKIGTFFSNYLANKKKFRLRTKKINFGLNQQPDCAVILNADRKSSVILEAARSQIPIAFLVDSTIPGESHKRITYPIPANDPIQFVYLFRHSVTKTGILERKSAITKTGILERKSVHEPMQTGLKAVDSLVPIGRGRRELIIGGRKTSICSATSRVTKTRSIYTAADSELFLAVLPFLSEMPEQVVSTVEPFLSTIPEQVVPTYIPQMQNFIGETTTSLPQLQGEAGPSNSTGGGAAPSSSIYLAYAAEHASFLKAISEELYRRVGEQINLKSPLDEENIRNIVYKIMNDDFELFFDPIEDLKDWLQFIKANPLSFQDLIQFWMALAK; encoded by the coding sequence ATGAAAAAGACCAATCAAATCAAACTTTTCTTGGAAAAACCGACGCCAACGTTAAGATCAGTCTCCTTTCTTTTCGGCGGCATCCTTCCGCATTGGCGGCGAGTGGAAGAGTTGGGTTCGATTCCCTTTATACGCGATGTGGCGAAAAAGACTGATTCAACGAAATATGCCATGCCTGCATTATTACTTACCACCAGTATCTCGGGAAACGGAAAACCGGAAATGACAATCCTTTCTATGGTCTATACTAAATTACTTTGTACGAATGCACATCTCGGCGGGCGTCGGGTAGATGCTCACCATTTCAATGTCTATATCTGTGGTTCCAGAAGTGGAATTGCTATTCTCGATTCAGACAAGACACTGATTTGTTTACGAACCGCTCTTCATTTTATAGGATCTCCCATTCGTAAAAAATGCCGTTCCTTCCTTTTAAAGACCAATCATTTATTTCGATGTGAGATATTGGAAAAAATGGCGAGCTGTATCAATGATTCTCAATGGAAGATCGGGACTTTTTTTAGCAATTATTTggctaataaaaaaaaattccgttTAAGAAcgaaaaagataaattttgggTTGAACCAACAACCCGATTGTGCGGTTATTCTGAATGCAGATAGAAAGTCTTCGGTCATACTGGAAGCTGCTCGATCACAAATACCTATTGCATTCTTAGTTGATTCCACGATCCCAGGGGAATCCCATAAAAGAATCACTTATCCCATCCCAGCGAATGATCCTATACAGTTCGTATATCTATTTCGTCATTCGGTCACGAAAACAGGGATTCTGGAACGTAAATCTGCGATCACGAAAACAGGGATTCTGGAACGTAAATCTGTGCACGAACCCATGCAAACAGGCTTAAAAGCAGTGGATAGCCTGGTTCCTATAGGCCGTGGTCGACGAGAACTTATAATCGGGGGCAGAAAAACTTCAATCTGTAGCGCTACTTCCAGAGTTACCAAAACTCGAAGTATCTATACTGCGGCTGACAGCGAATTATTTTTAGCTGTCCTGCCTTTCCTTTCGGAAATGCCAGAACAGGTAGTTTCAACTGTGGAGCCCTTCCTTTCTACAATCCCGGAACAGGTAGTTCCAACCTACATTCCACAAATGCAAAATTTTATAGGTGAAACTACTACCAGTCTACCCCAGCTACAAGGGGAGGCTGGCCCGAGTAACTCTACAGGGGGTGGGGCTGCCCCTTCTTCTTCAATTTATCTGGCTTATGCGGCCGAACACGCATCTTTCCTAAAAGCAATTTCTGAGGAGCTTTACCGGAGAGTAGGGGAACAAATCAACTTAAAGAGTCCCCTGGACGAGGAGAATATAAGGAATATAGTCTACAAGATCATGAATGATGATTTTGAACTCTTCTTCGATCCCATAGAAGATTTGAAGGACTGGCTACAATTCATTAAGGCGAATCCCCTTAGTTTTCAGGATCTTATACAATTTTGGATGGCATTAGCCAAATAG
- the LOC127762845 gene encoding NADH-ubiquinone oxidoreductase chain 3 — MMRFSSTDKKDRRNMLFAAIPSICAFSAAVPPAPKDKIESPLSLFLGGQSREELWKDFIAQLNEESEFMDNIFFGVYNARNGYESATVLQGIRIDLAINGYESAFLSEFAPICIYLVISPLVSLIPLGVPFPFASNSSTYPEKLSAYECGFDPSGDARSRFDIRFYPVPILFIIPDLEVTFFFPWAVPPNKIDLFGSWSMMAFLLILTIGFLYEWKRGASDRE, encoded by the coding sequence ATGATGAGATTTAGTTCAACGGATAAGAAGGATAGAAGAAATATGCTATTTGCTGCTATTCCATCTATTTGTGCATTCAGTGCTGCCGTTCCCCCGGCCCCAAAGGACAAGATTGAGTCGCCGCTATCACTTTTTTTGGGGGGCCAATCCCGCGAAGAGTTATGGAAAGATTTTATAGCTCAATTGAATGAAGAAAGTGAATTCATggacaacattttttttggtgTTTACAACGCGAGAAACGGCTATGAAAGCGCCACAGTTCTTCAGGGAATACGGATAGATTTAGCGATAAACGGCTATGAAAGTGCATTTTTGTCGGAATTTGCACCTATTTGTATCTATTTAGTGATCAGTCCGCTAGTTTCTTTGATTCCACTCGGTGTTCCTTTTCCATTTGCTTCCAATAGTTCGACCTATCCAGAAAAATTGTCGGCCTACGAATGTGGTTTCGATCCCTCCGGTGATGCCAGAAGTCGTTTCGATATACGATTTTATCCGGTtcctattttatttattatccCTGATCTGGAagtcacctttttttttccttgggcAGTACCTCCTAACAAGATTGATCTGTTTGGATCTTGGTCCATGATGGCCTTTTTATTGATTTTGACGATTGGATTTCTCTATGAATGGAAAAGGGGTGCTTCGGATCGGGAGTAA
- the LOC127762838 gene encoding ribosomal protein S3, mitochondrial — translation MGDYLARFREHVYVVCAGEWKPPPQKRSGSSHGSVTIDSIYYYGKSLYQDVNLRSYFSSIRPPTILTFGFRLGRCIILHFPKRTFIHFFLPRRPLRLKRRDKSRPGKDKGRWWAFGKVGPIGCLHSSEGTEEERNEVRGRGAGKRVESIDREKQNEIRIWPKKMQRYGYHDRSPSRKKNFSKSLRVSGAFKHPKYAGVVNDIAFLIENDGPTSHLLKRTLPAVRPSLNYSVMQYFFNTKNKMHFDPVVVLNHFVAPGVAEPSTMGGAKGGSLDKRIRSRIAFFVESSTSEKKCLARAKKRLIHFIRQANDLRFAGTTKTTISLFPFFGATFFFPRDGVGVYNNPFFEYAREQLLGQLRIKCRNLMGKDKVMELIEKFIYLGRIGKLIKGIEMMIEIILRKRIIPYGYNSYLNEVQKMRSFLSNRTNTNTLIESVKIKSVYQSASLIAQDISFQLGNNPISFRSIFSQIVKDIPLIMPKGVEGIRICCSGRLGGAEIARTECGKYGKTSCNVFNQKIDYALAEVSTRNGISGVKVRISYSQNKKGRAISETYEI, via the coding sequence ATGGGTGACTATCTAGCACGGTTCAGAGAGCACGTGTATGTAGTCTGCGCTGGTGAATGGAAGCCCCCGCCGCAAAAAAGAAGCGGCTCTTCCCACGGCTCTGTCACCATTGACTCTATTTATTATTATGGTAAATCATTGTATCAAGATGTCAATCTTAGATCTTATTTCAGTTCGATACGTCCACCTACGATACTCACCTTTGGCTTTCGTCTCGGTAGGTGTATTATTCTACATTTTCCCAAAAGGACATTCATTCATTTCTTTCTTCCCCGTCGACCACTACGACTAAAACGACGCGACAAATCAAGACCCGGAAAGGATAAGGGCCGGTGGTGGGCATTTGGGAAAGTCGGGCCGATCGGGTGTCTTCATTCAAGCGAGGGTACAGAGGAAGAACGAAACGAAGTGAGAGGCCGGGGGGCAGGGAAAAGAGTCGAGTCGATCGACCGGGAGAAGCAAAACGAAATCAGGATTTGGCCGAAAAAGATGCAACGTTATGGATACCATGACCGATCACCATCGAGAAAGAAGAATTTTTCTAAATCACTTCGGGTGAGCGGGGCCTTCAAGCATCCGAAATACGCCGGGGTTGTAAATGACATAGCCTTCCTGATAGAAAATGACGGCCCGACGAGTCATCTACTAAAAAGGACCCTCCCCGCTGTGCgcccctccttgaattattcgGTCATGCAATACTTTTTTAATACAAAGAACAAAATGCATTTCGACCCCGTCGTAGTTCTCAATCATTTCGTGGCACCGGGTGTGGCTGAACCATCTACGATGGGGGGAGCGAAGGGAGGAAGCTTAGATAAGAGAATACGCTCTCGCATCGCTTTTTTTGTAGAAAGCTCGACCAGCGAGAAAAAGTGTTTGGCCCGAGCCAAAAAGAGGTTGATCCACTTCATTCGCCAAGCGAATGATCTTCGCTTCGCGGGAACAACAAAAACCACCATCTCGCTCTTTCCTTTCTTCGgtgctacctttttttttccaagggaTGGGGTTGGGGTGTATAATAACCCATTTTTTGAGTATGCCCGGGAACAACTCCTAGGTCAATTAAGGATCAAATGTAGGAACCTCATGGGTAAGGATAAGGTAATGGAATTGATAGAGAAATTCATCTACCTAGGTAGGATAGGCAAATTGATAAAGGGAATAGAGATGATGATAGAGATCATACTGAGAAAGAGGATAATTCCGTACGGGTACAACTCTTATTTGAACGAAGTGCAAAAAATGCGATCTTTTTTGTCTAATAGAACAAACACTAATACCTTAATTGAGTCGGTAAAGATCAAATCTGTTTATCAAAGTGCTTCTCTGATTGCTCAAGACATCTCTTTTCAACTGGGGAACAATCCAATCTCATTTCGTTCCATTTTTAGTCAAATAGTGAAGGATATTCCATTAATAATGCCAAAAGGGGTGGAGGGGATACGTATTTGTTGTTCTGGTCGATTAGGGGGTGCGGAAATAGCTAGAACTGAATGCGGAAAGTATGGAAAAACATCTTGTAATGTATTTAACCAGAAAATCGATTATGCTCTTGCGGAAGTATCCACTCGTAACGGAATTTCAGGTGTCAAAGTGCGGATCTCATATAGTCAAAATAAGAAGGGACGTGCTATATCCGAAACGTACGAAATATAG